In Blattabacterium cuenoti, a single window of DNA contains:
- a CDS encoding 4Fe-4S dicluster domain-containing protein → MINNKKNKNTSLDKEETIIKNILNKKTSRRDFLKWIGFSTASATLAACKGPVIQSIPYVVKPDIITPGIPTYYASTMMDSFDIGSVLVKTREGRPIKIEPNFTSKYFNTTSVRIQSSILSLYDETRLKNPFLMGKQSSWKEIDDFIKNNLNKISKLNKDIVILSSSYPSYSTKKLFQSFKKVYPTTKWITYDAISYSIALDASEQIFGIRAFPFFDLSEIELIISFDADFLSNWSPISLSKFYAINRKPGKQMSQHIQIESNMTLSGANADIRIPKKPSDIKQILFEIYQNIFFNKKSTNNISKKIIDLIQQKKSKSVILADGDKESYLLSFLINYKINSKALQKKKFILSKESNDKKFKQFINDVNEKKVGLLLIHNTNPFYSFPFFNTIKKNIPISIYFTMTNNDTSQNMDILLPIPHWLESWGDSHPITDYYTLMQPTIHPIFNTRQFQDSLLIWSNNKKYNNYYDFLKTIWKQYIIPNSNVSSFNEALFHGVVKKKDNFKIKDPYYYTFYPKNPTRIIPSNLFELRLYIKIGIGDGTQYDNPWLQEFPDPITRTTWENYLTISPFDANQLGIKNWITTSGAMNGHCVNLIKNGKILIHNIPAYIQPGQSIGTIGLSFGYGQQIGKLSTMCQGTNAYIIYKNFHIIQLYIQVLKSNKIHKFSCVQVQNYTEERNILRNIDLNTFLNQSKYIWNEKENNIINSVETNNHKKNGHHFQLAIDLNSCIGCGSCIIACHSENNVPIVGKEEIRKSRDMHWIRIDRYYSTYDKKEKQNYLFNPHVSFVPLMCQHCENAPCETVCPVGATTHGKQGQNMMTYNRCVGTRYCANNCPYKVRRFNWFNYVNNHNFNFNMNNSLGKMVINPDVVVRSRGVMEKCSMCIQRTQYVIGIAKKENRKIKDEEFETACSISCPTNAIIFGDINDPNSKISQTIKDNRNYKILEFLGINPNVSYNLKVRNLK, encoded by the coding sequence ATGATAAATAATAAAAAGAATAAAAATACTTCTTTAGATAAAGAAGAAACTATAATAAAAAATATTCTTAATAAAAAAACTTCTAGACGTGATTTTTTAAAATGGATAGGATTTAGTACAGCATCCGCAACATTAGCTGCATGTAAAGGTCCAGTTATACAATCAATACCATATGTTGTAAAACCTGATATTATTACTCCTGGCATTCCTACATATTATGCATCTACTATGATGGATTCTTTTGATATTGGTAGTGTATTGGTAAAAACACGAGAAGGTCGTCCTATCAAAATAGAACCAAATTTTACTTCTAAATATTTTAATACAACCTCTGTTAGAATTCAATCTTCTATATTATCTTTATATGATGAAACAAGATTAAAAAATCCATTTTTAATGGGTAAACAATCTTCATGGAAAGAAATAGATGATTTTATAAAAAATAATCTGAATAAAATTTCTAAACTTAATAAAGATATAGTCATATTGTCTTCATCTTATCCTAGTTATTCTACAAAAAAATTATTTCAATCTTTTAAAAAAGTTTATCCAACTACAAAATGGATTACATATGACGCTATTTCATATTCTATAGCTTTAGATGCCTCAGAACAAATATTTGGTATTAGAGCATTTCCATTCTTTGATTTATCAGAAATAGAATTAATTATTTCTTTTGATGCAGATTTTTTATCTAATTGGAGTCCTATTAGCCTTAGTAAATTTTATGCTATTAATAGAAAACCAGGTAAACAAATGTCACAACATATTCAAATAGAAAGTAATATGACATTATCTGGAGCAAATGCAGATATTAGAATTCCAAAAAAACCATCTGATATAAAACAAATATTATTTGAAATTTATCAAAATATATTTTTTAATAAAAAAAGTACAAACAATATATCAAAAAAAATAATAGATTTAATTCAACAAAAAAAATCTAAAAGTGTTATTTTAGCAGATGGAGATAAAGAATCTTATCTACTGTCATTTTTAATTAATTATAAAATTAATAGTAAAGCTTTACAAAAAAAAAAATTTATTTTATCAAAAGAAAGTAATGATAAAAAATTTAAACAATTTATCAATGATGTAAACGAAAAAAAAGTAGGTCTTTTATTAATTCATAATACTAATCCATTTTATAGTTTTCCATTTTTTAATACAATTAAAAAAAACATTCCAATATCTATTTATTTTACAATGACAAATAATGATACTAGTCAAAATATGGATATTTTACTTCCTATTCCACATTGGTTAGAAAGTTGGGGAGATTCACATCCAATAACAGATTATTACACATTAATGCAACCTACTATACATCCTATATTTAATACTAGACAATTTCAAGATTCATTATTAATATGGAGTAACAATAAAAAATATAATAATTATTATGATTTTTTAAAAACAATTTGGAAACAATATATTATTCCAAATTCTAATGTTTCATCATTTAATGAAGCATTATTTCATGGAGTTGTTAAAAAAAAAGATAATTTTAAAATCAAAGATCCATATTATTATACATTTTATCCAAAAAATCCAACTAGAATAATTCCATCTAATTTATTCGAATTGAGATTATATATTAAAATTGGAATTGGTGATGGAACTCAATATGATAATCCATGGTTACAAGAATTTCCTGATCCTATTACTCGTACAACTTGGGAAAATTATTTAACAATTTCACCTTTTGATGCAAATCAATTAGGTATTAAAAATTGGATTACTACATCAGGAGCTATGAATGGCCATTGTGTTAATTTAATTAAAAATGGAAAAATACTTATTCATAATATACCAGCTTATATACAACCTGGACAAAGCATAGGAACTATAGGATTATCTTTTGGATATGGACAACAAATAGGTAAATTATCAACAATGTGTCAAGGAACAAATGCATATATAATCTATAAAAATTTTCATATTATTCAATTATATATACAAGTACTGAAATCAAATAAAATACATAAATTTTCTTGTGTACAAGTTCAAAATTATACAGAAGAAAGAAATATTTTAAGAAATATTGATTTAAATACATTTTTAAATCAATCAAAATATATATGGAATGAAAAAGAAAATAATATCATAAATTCTGTAGAAACAAATAATCATAAAAAAAATGGACATCATTTTCAACTTGCTATAGATTTAAATTCTTGTATTGGATGTGGATCTTGTATAATTGCATGTCATTCAGAAAATAATGTTCCTATTGTAGGAAAAGAAGAAATTAGAAAATCCAGAGATATGCATTGGATAAGAATAGATAGATATTATTCTACTTATGATAAAAAGGAAAAACAAAATTATTTATTTAATCCACATGTTTCTTTTGTACCTTTAATGTGTCAACATTGTGAAAATGCTCCTTGTGAAACAGTTTGTCCAGTTGGGGCCACTACTCATGGAAAACAAGGCCAAAATATGATGACTTATAATCGGTGTGTCGGTACTCGTTATTGTGCTAATAACTGTCCTTATAAAGTTAGAAGATTTAATTGGTTTAATTACGTAAATAATCACAATTTTAATTTTAATATGAATAATAGTTTAGGTAAAATGGTGATTAATCCTGATGTTGTAGTAAGAAGTAGAGGTGTGATGGAAAAATGTTCAATGTGTATACAAAGAACACAATATGTGATTGGAATTGCTAAAAAAGAAAATAGAAAAATAAAAGATGAAGAATTTGAAACTGCATGTAGTATTTCTTGTCCCACAAATGCTATTATTTTTGGTGATATTAATGATCCCAATAGTAAAATTTCTCAAACCATAAAAGATAATAGAAATTATAAAATTTTAGAATTTTTAGGAATTAATCCAAATGTGTCTTATAATCTGAAAGTAAGAAATTTAAAATAG
- the nrfD gene encoding NrfD/PsrC family molybdoenzyme membrane anchor subunit, giving the protein MFDNYENYKKRKSVLITGKKSYQNITNDTLNPIIHKAGNLWWISFIISLLSFLWGVICILYTIVTGIGVWGINKTINWAWDITNFVWWVGIGHAGTLISAVLLLFRQKWRLSINRSAEAMTIFAVIQAGLFPIIHMGRPWNAYWVIPIPNQFGSLWPNFNSPLLWDVFAISTYFSVSTVFWFIGLIPDFAMIRDRISNPIQKKIYSILSFGWGGSSRDWQRFEEISLVLAGLCTPLVFSVHTIVSFDFSTSIIKGWHSTIFPPYFVSGAIFSGFAMVQTLLGVTRKVLSLENYITRDHIEYMNKIILLTGGIVSLAYISEFILSWYSKDPFEKFIYFSAKAATGPYWWAFWILILCNVIIPQLLWIKFIRRSFFWSYIIAIIINIGMWFERFDIIVLNLSRDYIPSSWTGFVPSFIDVGIFIGTIGCFFSIYLLYIRFFPVISQSELKTLVSCKKKL; this is encoded by the coding sequence ATGTTTGATAATTATGAAAATTATAAAAAAAGGAAATCAGTATTAATTACAGGAAAAAAATCATATCAAAATATTACAAATGATACTTTGAATCCTATTATACATAAAGCTGGTAATTTATGGTGGATTTCTTTTATAATATCTTTATTATCTTTTTTATGGGGTGTAATTTGTATTTTATATACTATTGTAACAGGAATTGGAGTATGGGGTATTAATAAAACTATTAATTGGGCTTGGGATATTACAAATTTTGTTTGGTGGGTTGGGATTGGACATGCTGGTACATTAATTTCAGCAGTTTTATTATTATTTCGTCAAAAATGGAGATTATCCATTAATAGATCAGCTGAAGCAATGACGATTTTTGCGGTTATACAAGCAGGATTATTTCCAATAATTCATATGGGAAGGCCATGGAATGCATACTGGGTTATACCAATACCTAATCAATTTGGTAGTTTATGGCCTAATTTTAATTCTCCTCTTTTATGGGATGTGTTTGCAATTAGTACGTATTTTTCTGTTTCTACTGTTTTTTGGTTTATTGGATTAATTCCAGATTTTGCAATGATAAGAGATAGAATCTCTAATCCAATTCAAAAAAAAATTTATAGTATTCTTAGTTTTGGTTGGGGTGGATCATCTAGAGATTGGCAAAGATTTGAAGAAATATCTCTTGTTTTAGCTGGGTTATGCACTCCATTAGTTTTTTCAGTTCATACTATTGTTTCTTTTGATTTTTCTACATCTATTATTAAAGGATGGCATAGTACAATTTTTCCTCCTTATTTTGTTTCAGGAGCAATATTTTCTGGTTTTGCTATGGTGCAAACCTTATTAGGTGTAACTAGAAAAGTTCTTTCTTTAGAAAATTATATTACTAGAGATCATATTGAATATATGAATAAAATTATTCTTTTAACTGGTGGAATTGTATCTTTAGCTTATATATCAGAATTTATTCTTTCTTGGTATTCAAAAGATCCTTTTGAAAAATTTATTTATTTTTCTGCAAAAGCTGCTACAGGTCCTTATTGGTGGGCTTTTTGGATATTAATTTTATGTAATGTTATTATTCCACAATTATTATGGATTAAATTTATAAGAAGAAGTTTTTTTTGGTCATATATAATAGCTATTATTATTAATATTGGAATGTGGTTTGAAAGATTTGATATTATTGTTTTAAATTTAAGTCGTGATTATATTCCATCATCATGGACAGGATTTGTTCCATCTTTTATAGATGTTGGAATATTTATTGGAACAATTGGATGTTTTTTCTCTATTTATTTATTATATATACGATTTTTTCCAGTAATTTCTCAATCTGAACTAAAAACTTTAGTTTCTTGCAAAAAAAAATTATGA
- a CDS encoding DUF3341 domain-containing protein — MLNSNNQSIKYNVIHALYNDKNLMIDSIKLLIKNKNIKIKEVYSPFPIHNLDKLLKLKPTNLSIYAFIYGLFGFFFSNLIIWYTMIYDWPQNIGGKPSFSWIQNFPSFIPVIFELSIYFSAHLMCITYLFQCKLFPWTKSKNPDPRTTDNLFMIEIEYDKNQTNSIFYFSSFLQKQGAIEVHCK, encoded by the coding sequence ATGTTAAATAGTAATAATCAAAGTATCAAATATAATGTAATTCATGCATTATATAATGATAAAAATTTAATGATTGATAGTATCAAATTACTTATTAAAAATAAAAATATAAAAATCAAAGAAGTATATTCACCTTTTCCAATACATAATTTAGATAAATTATTAAAACTTAAACCAACTAATTTATCTATATATGCCTTTATATATGGGTTATTTGGTTTTTTTTTTTCAAATTTAATCATTTGGTATACGATGATTTATGATTGGCCTCAAAATATTGGAGGAAAACCATCTTTTTCATGGATTCAAAATTTCCCTTCTTTTATTCCTGTTATATTTGAATTATCAATTTATTTTTCTGCACATTTGATGTGTATTACATATCTCTTTCAATGTAAATTATTTCCATGGACAAAATCAAAAAATCCAGATCCTAGAACAACAGATAATTTGTTTATGATAGAAATTGAATATGACAAAAATCAAACAAATTCTATATTTTATTTTTCATCTTTTTTACAAAAACAAGGTGCAATAGAAGTCCATTGTAAATAA
- a CDS encoding c-type cytochrome yields MIKYYSRIVIVLLFSICCNSCWFNKQYPNIVYMPDMYYSDAYEPYSDPYPYYKSSINKIKINPFVIEQTSSITSVEGTIPRNYYESFSKYTQDNTNHGYFQSKKIIESPLQNKENKVMNNIFQDGKKIYTVNCAICHGNLGDGEGYLVKSGKILGIPNYKDRSITVGSIYHVITYGKNNMSSYASQLNKLDRWKVSEYVMLLKNKLTKSNVL; encoded by the coding sequence ATGATAAAATATTATTCTAGAATAGTAATTGTTTTATTGTTTTCAATTTGTTGTAATTCTTGTTGGTTCAATAAACAATATCCTAACATAGTATATATGCCAGATATGTATTATTCAGATGCATATGAACCGTATTCTGATCCATATCCATATTACAAATCTTCTATCAACAAAATTAAAATTAATCCTTTTGTAATAGAACAAACATCATCAATTACTTCAGTAGAAGGAACTATTCCAAGAAATTATTATGAATCATTTTCAAAATATACACAAGATAATACAAATCATGGATATTTTCAATCAAAAAAAATTATTGAATCTCCTTTACAAAATAAAGAAAATAAAGTCATGAATAATATATTTCAAGATGGAAAAAAAATATATACAGTTAATTGTGCTATTTGTCATGGAAATTTAGGAGATGGAGAAGGGTACTTAGTAAAGTCTGGAAAAATTTTAGGTATTCCTAATTATAAAGATCGATCTATTACTGTTGGAAGTATTTATCATGTAATTACATATGGCAAAAATAATATGAGTTCATATGCATCTCAACTGAATAAGTTAGATAGATGGAAAGTTTCAGAATATGTTATGTTATTAAAAAATAAATTAACAAAATCAAATGTCTTATAA
- a CDS encoding potassium channel family protein: MKIIIIGLGNFGRSLALNLTDNGHEVFGIDNKMEKVNLLKDHIENVICMDANNEEAYKMIPIEQANLGIVAIGENEGSSIVTTAILKKYQNLRIISRSLSQIHDTILNAMGINEIIHPEQDAAFRLTQQISFNYALNYFKIDHQYSIAEVFSPSSFNGKSVKMLQLIQKYSILLITIIRNVKLNLFFYKKHQIDSKQVIGLVNEETMLQNGDILTIFGKKQSIIHFIKQENIIHPSYSY, from the coding sequence TTGAAAATTATAATAATTGGACTAGGAAATTTTGGAAGATCTTTAGCTTTAAATTTAACAGATAATGGCCATGAAGTTTTTGGAATAGATAATAAAATGGAAAAAGTAAATTTATTAAAAGATCATATAGAAAATGTAATATGCATGGATGCAAATAATGAAGAAGCTTATAAAATGATTCCTATAGAACAAGCAAATTTAGGAATTGTTGCTATTGGAGAAAATGAAGGATCTTCGATAGTTACAACAGCTATACTTAAAAAGTATCAAAATCTTAGAATAATAAGTAGATCTTTATCACAAATACATGATACTATATTGAATGCTATGGGAATTAATGAAATTATTCATCCAGAACAAGATGCAGCTTTTAGATTAACTCAACAAATATCATTTAATTATGCGTTAAATTATTTTAAAATAGATCATCAATATTCTATTGCCGAAGTATTTTCTCCATCATCTTTTAATGGAAAATCTGTTAAAATGTTACAATTAATACAAAAATATTCTATTTTATTAATTACTATAATAAGAAATGTAAAATTAAATTTATTTTTTTATAAAAAACATCAAATAGATTCTAAACAAGTAATTGGATTAGTAAATGAAGAAACAATGTTACAAAATGGAGATATTTTAACTATTTTTGGAAAAAAACAATCTATTATACATTTTATAAAACAAGAAAATATTATACATCCATCATATTCATATTAA
- a CDS encoding TrkH family potassium uptake protein: MIQKFIKLRYILSIFTSFIIFYLIFSLGWGPKINTSIHSTILFGLIITLIILNGTYLLKKHLEKRYKSIFFLSFIVLVCSFIFCIINYLIQKNNELMEISLLVSLTIYILIIITYLIRNIYLKIHNHNPVIIFITSFILLSLIGTFLLLLPNCTVKKISFIDALFTSTSAVCVTGLSVLDISKDFTYLGQWIILILIEIGGLGILTITSCLSYFFRDGFSFREGNYISNFLNTKKKNNVLSLAAQVVFFTLIIESIGAILIFLSIRKQHVSDNPLFFAIFHSISAFCNGGFSILNQGLYSIAVRYHYVLQIIIASLIILGGIGFNSSFNLFTYIWLTMKKFFYKTFKNQHIKNPAHILTLNTKIVILSTIFLIIFGTIFYFAFEFNHSLLEHESYTGKLISSFFSSVTSRTAGFQVINMHRCTTITILITILLMWIGASPGSTGGGIKTSTFVLALMNIISLSTGKTRLEIQKNEISYECIQCSFAIIIFSFITTYLSILIILFLDPKKNLLYIIFEVVSAFSTVGLSLGITPSLSYGSKLVLIILMLLGRIGCLNIMFGFFKKNKIISHDYYRYPNGYILIN; this comes from the coding sequence ATGATACAAAAATTCATAAAATTACGATACATATTATCTATTTTTACTTCATTTATTATTTTTTATTTAATATTTTCATTAGGATGGGGTCCTAAAATTAATACTAGTATACATAGTACGATATTATTTGGATTAATTATTACATTAATTATATTAAATGGAACGTATTTATTAAAAAAACATTTAGAAAAACGTTATAAGTCTATTTTCTTTTTATCTTTTATAGTTCTTGTTTGTTCATTTATATTTTGTATTATAAATTATTTAATTCAAAAAAATAATGAATTAATGGAAATATCGTTATTAGTTAGTTTAACTATATATATATTAATTATAATTACGTATTTAATACGAAATATATATCTTAAAATTCATAATCATAATCCAGTTATTATTTTTATTACTAGTTTCATTTTATTATCTTTAATTGGTACATTCTTATTATTATTGCCTAATTGTACAGTTAAAAAAATATCATTTATAGATGCATTATTTACTTCTACTAGTGCAGTATGTGTCACAGGGTTATCAGTATTAGATATCTCTAAAGATTTTACTTATTTAGGTCAATGGATAATATTAATTTTAATAGAAATTGGTGGATTAGGAATATTGACTATTACTTCTTGTTTAAGCTATTTTTTTAGAGATGGATTTTCTTTTAGAGAAGGAAATTATATTAGTAATTTTCTAAATACTAAAAAAAAAAATAATGTTCTTAGTTTAGCAGCACAAGTTGTATTTTTTACTTTAATAATAGAATCTATAGGTGCAATTTTAATTTTTTTATCCATAAGAAAACAACATGTATCTGATAATCCTTTATTTTTTGCTATTTTTCATTCAATATCTGCATTTTGTAATGGTGGCTTTTCTATTTTAAACCAAGGATTATATTCTATCGCAGTTCGATATCATTATGTATTACAAATTATAATAGCAAGTTTAATAATATTAGGTGGAATAGGATTTAATAGTTCATTTAATTTATTTACATATATATGGTTAACAATGAAAAAATTTTTTTATAAAACATTTAAAAATCAACATATTAAAAATCCAGCACATATTTTAACTTTGAATACTAAAATAGTAATATTGTCTACAATATTTTTAATTATTTTTGGAACTATATTTTATTTTGCTTTTGAATTTAATCATTCTTTATTAGAACATGAGTCTTATACAGGTAAATTAATATCTTCATTTTTTTCTTCTGTTACATCAAGAACTGCTGGATTTCAGGTGATTAATATGCATCGTTGTACTACAATTACTATTTTAATTACTATTTTACTAATGTGGATTGGGGCCTCTCCAGGATCTACAGGTGGAGGAATTAAAACAAGTACATTTGTATTAGCCTTGATGAATATTATTTCTTTATCCACAGGAAAAACTAGATTAGAAATTCAAAAAAATGAAATATCTTATGAATGTATTCAATGTTCTTTTGCCATTATTATTTTTTCTTTTATTACTACATATTTAAGTATTTTAATTATTTTATTTTTAGATCCAAAAAAAAATTTATTATACATTATTTTTGAAGTTGTTTCTGCATTTTCAACAGTAGGATTATCTTTAGGCATAACACCGAGTTTATCATATGGTAGTAAATTAGTATTAATTATTTTAATGTTATTAGGAAGAATAGGTTGTTTAAATATTATGTTTGGATTTTTTAAAAAAAATAAAATCATTTCTCATGATTATTATAGATATCCAAATGGATATATTCTTATAAATTAA
- the tsaB gene encoding tRNA (adenosine(37)-N6)-threonylcarbamoyltransferase complex dimerization subunit type 1 TsaB: protein MSLILNLETSTNNCSVSIANKGKCLIMIEEYLDPPIHSDKLHLFIQYAIDISKICISQLKSICISKGPGSSYTSLRIGMSAAKGLCNSLDIPLLSLDSLTIMCHKINNIKSEFLIPIICTKSNYFYTSIFNKFKKRITPIYKKKNDCMINFFKDFMKNKHQAYYFGYNINSLSVINSLHYIPYIFFPSSMEMSILSYIQFCNNKFENITKLIPYY from the coding sequence ATGAGTTTAATTCTAAATTTAGAAACTTCTACAAATAATTGTTCAGTAAGTATAGCAAATAAGGGAAAATGCTTAATTATGATAGAAGAATATTTAGATCCACCAATACATTCTGATAAATTACATTTATTTATTCAATATGCTATAGATATATCTAAAATCTGTATTAGTCAGTTAAAATCTATATGTATCAGTAAAGGTCCTGGATCATCATATACTTCTTTGAGAATAGGAATGTCTGCAGCTAAAGGATTGTGTAATTCATTGGATATACCTTTGTTATCGTTAGATTCTTTAACAATTATGTGTCATAAAATTAATAATATAAAATCAGAATTTTTAATTCCTATAATATGTACAAAATCAAATTATTTTTATACATCTATTTTTAATAAATTCAAAAAAAGAATAACTCCTATTTATAAAAAAAAAAATGATTGTATGATAAATTTTTTTAAAGATTTTATGAAAAATAAACATCAAGCATATTATTTTGGATATAATATTAATTCTTTATCTGTAATTAATTCATTACATTATATTCCATATATTTTTTTTCCATCTTCAATGGAAATGTCAATTCTTTCTTATATACAATTTTGTAATAACAAATTTGAAAATATCACAAAATTAATACCTTATTATTAA
- the nadE gene encoding NAD(+) synthase: MINSKLIINYIINWLKKYIKKSKSNGFIIGISGGIDSALTSTLVAMTKKPTLVLEMPILEKKNILSKKHIIFLKKKFSNVYHLEKNLYKLYILFSEIVYEKNHIEQQRSLALANIQSRLRMITLYYYANINNYLVVGTGNKIEDFGVGFFTKYGDGGVDLQPIGDLTKNEVYFLSKELNIISSIQNAIPKDGLWKDQRSDEDQLNATYQELEWAMKNYKNNIRITNKKYHIMKIYKNLHKKNRHKIIHIPICIIPNHLKF; encoded by the coding sequence ATGATAAATTCAAAACTAATAATTAATTATATTATTAATTGGTTGAAAAAGTACATAAAAAAATCCAAATCTAATGGATTTATTATTGGAATATCTGGAGGGATTGATTCTGCATTAACTTCAACATTGGTGGCAATGACCAAAAAACCAACTTTAGTATTAGAAATGCCAATTTTAGAAAAAAAAAATATTTTATCTAAAAAACATATAATATTTTTAAAAAAAAAGTTTTCAAATGTTTATCATTTAGAAAAAAACTTATACAAGTTATATATTTTATTTTCTGAAATAGTGTATGAAAAAAATCACATTGAACAACAAAGATCTTTAGCTTTAGCTAATATACAATCACGTTTACGAATGATCACATTATATTATTACGCCAATATTAATAATTATTTAGTAGTAGGAACTGGAAATAAAATAGAAGATTTTGGAGTAGGATTTTTTACAAAATATGGAGATGGAGGTGTAGATCTACAACCTATAGGAGATTTAACCAAAAATGAAGTTTACTTTTTATCTAAAGAACTGAATATTATTTCTTCTATACAAAATGCTATTCCTAAAGATGGATTATGGAAAGATCAAAGATCTGATGAAGATCAATTAAATGCTACTTATCAAGAATTAGAATGGGCAATGAAAAATTATAAAAATAATATTCGTATAACAAATAAAAAATATCATATTATGAAAATATATAAAAATTTACATAAAAAAAATAGACATAAAATTATACATATTCCAATTTGTATAATTCCTAATCATTTAAAATTTTAA